A window of the Desulfobacula toluolica Tol2 genome harbors these coding sequences:
- a CDS encoding PfkB family carbohydrate kinase: MHPETKETLYFIKDRIKKKKIVFVSGNFNIIHPGHLRLLRFAAECGDFLIVGVHGNKTDGHTLMDEEFRLEGVNSITWVDFAFILRDSSEEFIKELKPSIVVKGTEHEAVYNPESEAVKSYGGKLLFSSGDMSFSLVELLQDESKRLISPAIVRHDAFMKRHGFDWYDLCRTLKGFEQLKVSVIGDIIVDEYINCDPLGMSQEDPSIVVTPVAKNKYIGGAGIVAAHARKMGADVSFFSVAGSDETVQFAQSKLDEYAVQSFIIEDESRPTILKQRFRCSGKTLLRINHLRSHPISKELQKQMQNNLFELLDEIDILIFSDFNYGILPQPLVDNVIKRCRQKDIMMVADSQSSSQIGDVSRFNHMFFLTPTEREARLAVRDFESGLVVLAEKLRKQALAENIFITLDKEGMLIHEGVPNRDQWETDRLNAMNPVATDPAGAGDSLLTCSALAAALGADIWQCAYLGSLAAACQVERIGNIPISIEDMMAKISK, encoded by the coding sequence ATGCATCCTGAAACAAAAGAAACGCTTTATTTTATTAAAGACCGGATTAAGAAAAAAAAAATAGTTTTTGTATCAGGGAATTTTAATATTATTCACCCAGGGCATTTAAGGCTACTTCGTTTTGCTGCAGAATGTGGTGATTTTCTTATTGTTGGAGTTCATGGCAACAAAACCGATGGTCATACTCTTATGGATGAGGAATTTCGCCTCGAAGGCGTTAACTCTATAACTTGGGTTGATTTTGCTTTTATACTCAGGGATTCATCGGAAGAGTTTATTAAAGAATTAAAACCGTCAATAGTTGTTAAAGGCACGGAACATGAAGCGGTCTATAATCCGGAATCTGAAGCAGTGAAATCATATGGAGGAAAATTGCTTTTCAGTTCTGGAGATATGAGTTTTTCCCTTGTTGAACTTCTTCAGGATGAGTCAAAAAGGCTTATCTCACCAGCAATAGTGAGACATGATGCTTTTATGAAACGGCATGGCTTTGATTGGTATGATCTTTGTCGTACTTTGAAGGGTTTTGAACAGTTAAAGGTCAGTGTGATCGGGGATATAATTGTTGATGAATATATTAACTGTGATCCACTTGGCATGAGCCAGGAAGATCCTAGTATTGTAGTCACGCCCGTTGCAAAAAATAAATATATTGGAGGGGCGGGCATTGTAGCAGCTCATGCCCGAAAGATGGGGGCAGATGTCAGTTTTTTTTCAGTAGCCGGTTCTGATGAAACAGTTCAATTTGCTCAATCAAAATTGGATGAATATGCAGTACAGTCATTTATTATAGAAGATGAAAGTCGTCCTACAATTCTAAAACAGAGGTTCAGATGTTCAGGAAAAACATTGTTAAGGATAAATCATTTGCGCAGTCATCCCATCAGTAAAGAGTTACAAAAACAGATGCAAAATAATCTTTTTGAATTACTTGATGAAATTGATATATTGATATTTTCTGATTTTAATTATGGAATTTTGCCTCAGCCTCTTGTAGACAATGTCATTAAAAGATGCAGACAGAAGGATATTATGATGGTTGCAGACAGTCAGTCTTCTTCCCAGATAGGAGATGTCTCCCGGTTTAATCATATGTTTTTTTTAACTCCGACAGAAAGGGAAGCAAGGCTTGCTGTCAGGGATTTTGAATCAGGCCTTGTTGTCTTGGCTGAAAAATTAAGAAAACAAGCTTTGGCTGAAAATATTTTTATCACTCTTGACAAGGAAGGAATGCTTATTCATGAAGGGGTTCCCAATCGTGACCAATGGGAGACAGACAGGTTAAATGCCATGAATCCTGTTGCCACAGATCCTGCGGGAGCGGGTGATTCTCTTTTAACATGCTCCGCCCTTGCCGCAGCTTTGGGGGCTGATATCTGGCAATGTGCGTATCTTGGTTCTTTGGCAGCCGCATGCCAGGTGGAACGCATCGGGAATATACCTATTTCAATTGAAGATATGATGGCAAAAATATCAAAATGA
- a CDS encoding nucleotidyltransferase family protein has product MKALLLSAGFGTRLRPLTEFIPKCLVPIKGKPLMEYWLDMLCREKITPVMVNLHYLSKKVEDYIATSPYREFVTTVYEESLLGTGGTLLKNRHFFDKESVFMAHGDNLSLFDLTDFVKSHDSRPGHCEMTMMTFETDTPQSCGIVELDSDNVVCAFHEKVDHPPGNLANGAVYILEPSVLDFLDSLGKKVIDFSTEVLPHYIGRIKTFHNSRYHRDIGTMESYRKAQNDFL; this is encoded by the coding sequence ATGAAAGCCTTGCTGCTATCAGCCGGTTTTGGCACACGATTGAGGCCTTTGACTGAATTCATTCCTAAATGCCTGGTCCCCATAAAAGGCAAGCCGCTGATGGAATACTGGCTTGATATGCTTTGCAGGGAAAAAATCACTCCTGTCATGGTTAACCTGCATTATCTTTCTAAGAAAGTCGAAGATTATATCGCAACAAGTCCATACCGGGAATTTGTTACAACCGTATATGAAGAGAGTCTTCTTGGTACGGGCGGGACCCTTTTAAAGAATAGGCATTTTTTTGATAAAGAATCGGTTTTTATGGCCCATGGGGATAATCTTTCTTTGTTTGATTTAACGGATTTTGTGAAATCACATGATTCAAGGCCCGGGCACTGCGAGATGACCATGATGACATTTGAAACCGACACACCCCAAAGTTGTGGTATTGTTGAACTTGATAGTGACAATGTGGTTTGTGCTTTCCATGAAAAAGTCGACCATCCTCCCGGAAATCTTGCCAATGGAGCTGTTTATATTCTTGAGCCTTCAGTCCTGGATTTTCTGGATAGTCTTGGAAAAAAGGTGATTGATTTCAGTACAGAGGTGTTACCCCATTATATTGGAAGGATCAAGACTTTTCATAATAGCCGGTATCATAGAGATATCGGGACTATGGAAAGTTACCGGAAAGCTCAAAATGATTTTTTGTAA
- the der gene encoding ribosome biogenesis GTPase Der, whose translation MKPVVALLGRPNVGKSTLFNRIIRSRQALVDDFPGVTRDRHYADAQWNDIDFTVIDTGGFLSSDDDYFASQIKEQLTAAADQADVLVFILDGRAGLSPYDRELADFLRRMSKPVFYLVNKIENYKQHDDLAEFYSLGIDHFYEISAEHGIGVGDFLDDLIQTLPEYDQAQDEGETPIRIAIVGRPNVGKSSLANRLFGEQRVVVNEKAGTTRDAIELSVEYKGRQFVLVDTAGIRRKGKVTQKLEKFSILKSLKSLDDCDVALILIDSEEGITDQDITIAGYAEDRGCGAMFLLNKWDLLDKERKNVKKYMEDLRYKSKFLSYAPAMTISALTGQRCHKILDEVVKIHKEYCHRINTGVLNRIIEDAVYRTEPSLYKGKRLKFFYATQVATRPPCFVCFVNFPKAVHFSYERYLLNQLRQMIPLSKTPIKLYFREKTGKIKFSGGSREDERIFQKKKRQITKKQKQRKEQSKKKRQRDTDIA comes from the coding sequence ATGAAACCGGTTGTGGCCCTTCTGGGCAGGCCCAATGTGGGGAAATCCACATTATTTAACAGGATCATTCGTTCAAGACAGGCGCTTGTTGATGATTTTCCGGGTGTAACAAGAGACAGGCACTATGCGGATGCACAGTGGAATGACATTGACTTTACAGTGATTGATACGGGCGGATTTTTAAGTTCGGATGATGATTATTTTGCCTCCCAGATTAAAGAGCAATTGACGGCTGCGGCGGATCAGGCGGACGTTCTTGTTTTTATTCTGGATGGTCGGGCCGGATTGTCTCCCTATGATCGTGAACTGGCGGATTTTTTACGCCGAATGTCCAAACCGGTTTTTTATTTGGTCAATAAAATTGAAAACTACAAACAGCATGACGACCTTGCTGAGTTTTATTCACTGGGTATTGATCATTTTTATGAGATTTCAGCCGAACACGGCATCGGGGTGGGTGATTTTTTAGATGACCTTATTCAAACCCTGCCGGAATATGATCAGGCCCAAGACGAGGGTGAGACACCTATAAGGATAGCCATTGTGGGCCGACCCAATGTGGGAAAATCTTCTCTTGCAAACCGGCTGTTTGGCGAACAGCGTGTAGTGGTCAATGAAAAGGCCGGCACCACCCGGGATGCCATCGAATTGTCGGTTGAGTATAAAGGAAGACAATTTGTCCTTGTGGATACGGCCGGTATTCGTCGCAAGGGCAAGGTTACTCAGAAACTTGAAAAATTTTCCATTTTAAAATCATTGAAGAGCCTTGATGACTGTGATGTGGCATTGATTCTGATTGATTCGGAAGAAGGCATTACAGATCAGGATATTACCATTGCCGGATATGCCGAGGACCGGGGATGCGGTGCCATGTTTTTGTTAAACAAATGGGATCTTCTGGATAAAGAACGTAAAAACGTAAAAAAATACATGGAGGATTTAAGGTACAAGTCAAAATTTTTGTCCTATGCTCCTGCCATGACTATATCCGCTCTGACCGGGCAGCGGTGCCATAAGATTCTGGATGAAGTGGTCAAAATTCATAAGGAATATTGCCACAGGATTAATACCGGTGTGTTGAACCGGATTATTGAGGATGCGGTTTACAGAACAGAACCATCCCTGTACAAAGGAAAACGACTAAAATTTTTCTATGCCACCCAGGTGGCGACAAGACCCCCCTGTTTTGTCTGTTTTGTTAATTTTCCCAAAGCAGTTCATTTTTCTTATGAGAGATATTTGCTCAATCAGTTGCGCCAGATGATTCCGCTTTCAAAAACTCCAATCAAACTCTATTTCAGGGAAAAAACGGGAAAAATTAAATTTTCAGGTGGATCAAGAGAAGATGAACGGATCTTTCAGAAAAAGAAACGACAGATCACCAAAAAACAAAAACAGAGAAAAGAACAGAGTAAGAAAAAAAGACAAAGGGATACGGATATCGCTTAA
- a CDS encoding replication-associated recombination protein A — protein sequence MDLFESHSSRDKSLTRPLADRMRPKSLDELEGQKHLTAKGSLLQKAIEDDRVFSILLWGPPGCGKTTLAGIIANETKSEFVEISAVLSGVKEIRQIIEQAKKRQALYQKRTILFVDEIHRFNKAQQDAFLHHVEKGLITLVGATTQNPSFEVIPALVSRCRVFTLKSLEKENILTILIRALTDKKNGMGIEKEQLTHEALEHIARVADGDARIALANLETAVLHFSQKDRISIQDVETAIEKKSLLYDKAGEEHFNLISAFIKSMRGSDPDAAIYWLERMLMAGDDPYYMLRRMIRFATEDIGMADPGALTMALNAGESFRILGRPEGDDVLFQAAIYLATAPKSNAVYMARKQVKKTVQETGYEPVPLHIRNAPTKLMKNLNYGKGYKYAHDYKGGYIPQSYLPETLCDHRFYLPTDRGYEKTVKQRLDAWINLKR from the coding sequence ATGGATCTTTTTGAATCTCACAGTTCTCGGGACAAATCCCTGACCCGCCCCCTGGCTGACAGAATGCGCCCCAAATCTCTTGATGAGCTGGAGGGTCAAAAACACCTGACAGCTAAAGGCAGTCTGCTCCAAAAAGCAATTGAAGATGACCGGGTTTTCTCCATCCTTCTCTGGGGACCGCCCGGATGTGGGAAGACAACCCTGGCAGGGATTATAGCCAATGAGACAAAATCTGAATTTGTAGAAATATCAGCTGTTTTGTCCGGGGTAAAAGAGATCCGGCAGATTATTGAACAGGCCAAAAAAAGACAGGCCCTGTATCAAAAACGAACCATTCTGTTTGTGGATGAAATTCACAGGTTTAACAAGGCCCAGCAGGACGCTTTTTTACATCATGTGGAAAAAGGGCTGATAACTCTTGTGGGGGCCACCACCCAAAATCCGTCCTTTGAGGTTATTCCGGCCCTGGTATCCCGATGCCGGGTGTTTACCCTTAAAAGTCTTGAAAAAGAAAATATTTTAACAATTTTGATCCGGGCGCTGACAGATAAAAAAAATGGGATGGGGATTGAAAAAGAGCAATTGACCCATGAGGCATTGGAACATATTGCAAGGGTGGCCGACGGTGATGCCAGGATTGCCTTAGCCAATCTTGAAACAGCAGTGCTTCATTTTTCTCAAAAAGACAGGATTTCTATCCAGGATGTTGAAACTGCCATAGAGAAAAAATCACTTTTATACGATAAGGCGGGTGAAGAACATTTTAACCTGATTTCAGCCTTTATCAAGAGCATGCGTGGCAGTGACCCTGATGCGGCGATTTACTGGCTGGAACGCATGCTCATGGCAGGGGATGATCCTTATTATATGCTCAGAAGAATGATCCGGTTTGCCACCGAGGATATCGGCATGGCTGATCCTGGAGCCTTGACCATGGCCTTGAATGCCGGTGAATCCTTTCGGATTTTAGGCCGTCCCGAAGGAGACGATGTTTTGTTCCAGGCAGCTATTTATCTTGCCACAGCTCCCAAGAGCAATGCTGTGTATATGGCCCGCAAACAGGTTAAAAAAACGGTTCAGGAAACCGGATATGAACCGGTTCCGCTTCATATCCGGAATGCCCCGACAAAGCTGATGAAAAACTTGAATTACGGCAAAGGGTACAAGTATGCCCATGACTATAAGGGCGGCTATATCCCTCAGTCCTATTTGCCGGAAACGCTTTGCGATCATCGTTTTTACCTGCCAACTGACCGGGGATATGAGAAAACTGTGAAACAGCGGCTTGATGCCTGGATTAACCTGAAGCGGTAA
- a CDS encoding transketolase encodes MKKITEIIELEKKADYIRKKLVDVSVKNGAGHIAPSLSCVDILTLLYYHVLSLNDDPKWEGRDRLVFSKAHGAYGLYSILADIGYLREEDWNNFYKGSFLKGCIERSPKYGIEAGCGSLGHGMPMAVGIAFGAKIQNKKYQCYCIAGDGETQEGSNWEAVQFAVKYKLNNLIIVVDCNGLQAMDSLDNVLSPVDSYQDLSVKFAAFGCEVMTCDGHNMAELKNIFEKVSELKGDAGPVVILAKTVKGYGIKAMENVVKFHFRVPTKEELAMGVRYER; translated from the coding sequence ATGAAAAAGATTACAGAAATTATTGAACTTGAAAAAAAAGCTGATTACATAAGAAAAAAGCTTGTTGATGTCTCGGTGAAAAATGGGGCCGGTCATATTGCACCCTCCTTATCATGTGTGGATATATTGACCCTGCTTTATTATCATGTATTGAGTCTCAATGATGACCCCAAATGGGAAGGGCGGGACAGATTGGTTTTTTCAAAAGCCCATGGTGCCTATGGACTTTATTCAATTCTGGCTGATATCGGTTATCTAAGAGAAGAGGACTGGAATAATTTTTATAAAGGAAGTTTTTTAAAAGGGTGCATTGAACGAAGTCCCAAGTATGGCATTGAAGCCGGGTGCGGTTCTCTTGGGCATGGAATGCCAATGGCTGTTGGAATTGCATTTGGTGCGAAGATCCAGAATAAGAAATATCAGTGTTATTGTATTGCAGGTGATGGCGAGACGCAGGAGGGAAGCAATTGGGAGGCTGTTCAGTTTGCAGTAAAATATAAATTAAATAATTTAATCATAGTTGTTGACTGCAATGGTTTGCAGGCAATGGATTCTCTTGATAATGTGCTTTCTCCGGTAGATTCATATCAAGATTTGTCTGTTAAGTTTGCCGCCTTTGGTTGTGAGGTGATGACCTGTGACGGGCATAATATGGCGGAGCTTAAAAATATTTTTGAAAAAGTAAGTGAACTCAAGGGTGACGCCGGGCCTGTTGTAATCCTTGCAAAAACCGTGAAAGGGTATGGCATTAAAGCAATGGAAAATGTTGTAAAGTTTCATTTCAGGGTTCCCACAAAGGAAGAATTGGCCATGGGGGTTCGCTATGAACGATAA
- a CDS encoding 6-hydroxymethylpterin diphosphokinase MptE-like protein translates to MNQNHINLYESNLKLLKRKHPEVWKRITEKQPEPFGEISYASNGNPNLTVINSHENSILLHNEINPEKESIDFLEKIPPDHKGFVAILGMGLFYSALNILKKRPHLQYLALFELEPGIFIQALRHTDLSPILEDPRLILSIETKANISETLATASRTFQLEDSSILHHQPSFDFNPDGYNQLKDDLFAHINGLNIGGTTTRILGKDFLNNRFKHISTIHHHQLLEQIQNKFDNVPAILVAGGPSLDKNIHLLKQIQEKAVIIAVDTVLPALLKNDVHPHFLTCIDPNDLTFEKFADIIPKVKDVALICSSWVNPKTPKVFPAEQIFWTFTSNPMEAWLNSLIGGKIMTGGASTVAHLNLIAAHMLGCDPIIFIGQDLAYPNATSASHANGTVLQGSAPTDVITNHIQGESVTGINGEFLRTNRSFLSMKKFFEAAIAKSDKTHINATQGGANIEGTKILTLQEVMDKHCNTRINTTQCLKKFHSTVKPINPDKMLIEFNRILNKTKKLQKLIKNSDEITKTLFKELTKVKRTGKCIKSFEMLTLPQKKRINKIDKFHKDLDNTLEVWKILEEITMEGLKESERQKQDISILENDPDKYIEWLLKNLNRLLDINKIRKDTLMLLSDNLNAVTSFHQKENNYLAKINKGIQTEQNKLNLAGLYIDSKNYYLAKPLLKDLCKSIPESGEVYFYLGCSAAQSNMLKQANRYFQTAIEYDPRFNRQVDSYIQGIGDDFLKFAQYFKTQPGRDLSVKYMVQKGLRYHPNHRGLQKELEIILKQDLEKIKSDIDADNYQNSAELIKEWYHNAMNQNDLFNNLSAELVSNIFLYQGKFFLSQKEHQNCLASLKSAMKYSPKNQDIHSIIIDTLFVIGDFNGGIDALNKAIKLDVKFASYWEIIGDSLQSAGQNEDAILAYENCFVHLPDNIALLKKIGDCYMATEQLEAAKAAYEQLKIKMNVLNDR, encoded by the coding sequence ATGAATCAAAACCATATCAATTTATATGAATCAAACCTGAAACTTCTTAAAAGAAAACATCCGGAAGTATGGAAACGCATTACTGAAAAACAACCTGAGCCATTCGGTGAAATTTCCTATGCCTCCAATGGCAATCCAAATTTGACAGTCATAAATAGCCATGAAAACTCCATTTTACTGCACAATGAAATAAATCCGGAAAAAGAAAGCATAGACTTCCTGGAAAAAATACCCCCAGACCACAAAGGATTTGTCGCCATACTCGGCATGGGTCTTTTTTATTCTGCTCTCAACATATTAAAGAAAAGACCTCATCTTCAATACCTGGCACTTTTTGAACTGGAACCAGGAATTTTCATCCAGGCACTTCGACACACTGATCTTTCACCTATATTAGAAGACCCGCGTCTTATACTGAGTATTGAAACAAAAGCAAATATCTCTGAAACACTTGCAACAGCATCCAGAACATTTCAACTGGAAGATTCAAGTATTTTACATCATCAGCCGTCCTTCGACTTTAATCCAGACGGATATAACCAGCTTAAAGATGATCTTTTTGCCCACATCAATGGTCTTAATATTGGAGGAACTACTACAAGGATACTGGGCAAAGATTTTCTAAATAATCGTTTCAAGCATATCAGCACTATTCATCATCATCAATTACTGGAACAGATACAAAACAAATTTGATAATGTCCCCGCCATCCTGGTTGCCGGAGGACCTTCTTTAGACAAAAATATTCATCTGCTGAAACAGATCCAGGAAAAAGCAGTCATCATTGCTGTTGATACTGTGTTACCGGCTCTTCTGAAAAATGATGTACACCCGCATTTTCTAACATGCATTGACCCCAATGACCTTACCTTTGAAAAATTTGCCGATATCATACCCAAGGTTAAAGATGTTGCTCTGATCTGTTCATCCTGGGTAAATCCCAAAACACCCAAAGTCTTTCCGGCTGAACAAATTTTCTGGACATTTACGAGCAACCCCATGGAAGCATGGCTAAATTCACTGATTGGAGGAAAAATCATGACCGGTGGTGCCAGTACTGTGGCACACTTAAATCTAATTGCCGCACATATGCTGGGATGTGATCCAATCATATTTATCGGTCAGGATCTGGCTTATCCCAACGCAACTTCAGCTTCCCATGCAAACGGCACCGTCCTTCAGGGATCTGCCCCGACAGATGTCATAACAAATCATATCCAGGGAGAAAGCGTTACCGGTATTAATGGAGAATTTTTACGAACAAACCGTTCATTCTTAAGCATGAAAAAGTTTTTTGAGGCCGCCATTGCTAAATCCGACAAAACCCATATCAATGCGACGCAAGGGGGTGCAAATATTGAAGGCACAAAAATCCTGACCTTGCAGGAGGTCATGGATAAACATTGCAACACCCGAATCAATACCACCCAATGCCTCAAAAAATTTCACTCTACTGTAAAACCAATCAACCCGGATAAAATGCTTATTGAGTTCAACAGGATACTCAATAAAACCAAAAAATTACAAAAACTCATCAAAAACTCAGATGAAATTACAAAAACTTTATTCAAAGAACTTACAAAAGTTAAAAGAACCGGCAAATGTATTAAATCTTTTGAGATGCTTACCCTGCCGCAAAAAAAACGAATAAACAAAATTGATAAATTTCATAAAGATCTGGACAACACCCTGGAAGTCTGGAAAATTTTAGAAGAGATAACCATGGAAGGATTAAAAGAAAGTGAACGTCAAAAGCAGGATATTTCAATACTTGAAAATGATCCAGACAAATATATTGAATGGCTGTTAAAAAACTTAAACCGGTTACTTGATATCAATAAAATTCGAAAAGATACACTGATGCTGCTGTCAGATAACTTGAACGCGGTCACCTCATTTCACCAAAAAGAAAATAACTATTTAGCAAAAATTAATAAAGGGATACAAACAGAACAAAACAAACTAAACCTTGCCGGTCTCTATATTGACTCAAAAAATTATTACCTGGCCAAGCCCCTTCTGAAAGATCTTTGCAAGTCAATTCCGGAATCCGGAGAAGTTTATTTTTATCTTGGCTGCTCAGCGGCTCAGTCTAATATGCTCAAACAAGCAAACCGTTATTTTCAAACCGCCATAGAATACGATCCAAGGTTCAACCGACAAGTAGACTCATATATACAGGGAATTGGGGACGACTTCCTGAAGTTTGCCCAATATTTTAAAACCCAACCGGGGCGTGATCTAAGCGTAAAATATATGGTGCAAAAAGGACTCAGATACCATCCAAACCACAGAGGACTTCAAAAAGAGCTGGAAATAATCTTAAAGCAAGACCTGGAAAAAATCAAATCTGACATTGATGCGGATAATTATCAAAACTCAGCTGAATTGATAAAAGAATGGTATCACAATGCAATGAATCAAAACGATTTGTTTAACAATCTCTCTGCAGAACTTGTAAGCAATATTTTTCTGTATCAGGGCAAGTTTTTCCTATCACAAAAAGAGCATCAAAATTGCCTTGCAAGCCTTAAATCAGCTATGAAATACTCACCCAAAAATCAGGATATTCATTCCATCATCATTGATACATTGTTCGTAATTGGTGATTTTAATGGAGGTATTGACGCACTGAACAAAGCCATCAAACTGGACGTTAAGTTTGCATCCTACTGGGAAATCATCGGTGACAGCCTCCAGAGTGCCGGACAAAATGAAGATGCGATCCTGGCCTATGAAAACTGTTTTGTTCATCTGCCGGACAACATAGCACTGCTCAAAAAAATAGGTGATTGTTATATGGCCACAGAGCAACTGGAGGCAGCCAAGGCCGCCTATGAACAGTTAAAAATAAAAATGAATGTTCTTAATGATAGGTAG
- a CDS encoding radical SAM protein codes for MNSMNNSKIVYKSKYLLDGHKLAWHKDQIDAWLRGERIAPITIDCSLTRRCSYNCVYCYGKLQANDEKEMTKDVIFSFLDDAAEIGVKAVSFVSDGESTCSPYLKDAVLKGKDNGLDMALGTNGYLLNQNELEDILPALTYLRFNISAGEVQRYAQIHGVSQKCYYRVIGTIQKAVQIKKKNYLDVTIGMQMVLMPGFEDQILPLSKLGKKLGVDYLVIKHCSDDEEGSLGVDYSKYNNMVDVLKKAETYSNETYQVSAKWSKIFSNGERKYSQCYGPPFILQMSGSGLVAPCGMLFNDKYKKYHIGNIVEQSFKDIWQSDRYWEVMDMIASQEFDAKTMCGTLCLQHKVNEYLSDIKNKGNQFVHGKGNPPMHINFI; via the coding sequence ATGAATTCAATGAATAATTCAAAAATAGTCTATAAGAGTAAGTATCTTCTGGATGGACACAAACTTGCCTGGCATAAAGATCAAATAGATGCCTGGTTGAGGGGAGAGAGAATTGCCCCCATTACAATAGATTGTTCACTAACCAGGCGGTGTTCATACAATTGCGTTTACTGCTATGGTAAGCTCCAGGCCAATGATGAAAAAGAGATGACAAAAGATGTTATCTTCAGTTTTCTTGATGATGCAGCAGAAATTGGCGTAAAAGCAGTCAGCTTTGTCAGTGACGGAGAGAGTACCTGCAGCCCCTACTTAAAAGATGCCGTGTTAAAGGGAAAAGACAACGGCCTGGACATGGCCCTTGGAACCAACGGTTATTTGTTGAATCAAAATGAATTGGAAGATATCCTGCCTGCTTTGACATATCTTCGGTTCAATATTTCAGCCGGAGAGGTCCAAAGATATGCCCAAATCCATGGCGTCAGTCAAAAATGCTATTATCGGGTGATTGGAACGATACAAAAAGCAGTTCAAATCAAAAAAAAGAATTACCTGGATGTAACCATTGGAATGCAGATGGTTCTTATGCCTGGGTTTGAAGATCAGATCCTGCCCCTTTCAAAGCTTGGCAAAAAACTTGGCGTCGATTACCTGGTTATTAAACATTGCAGTGATGACGAAGAAGGTTCCCTTGGGGTGGATTATTCAAAATATAATAATATGGTTGATGTCTTGAAAAAGGCTGAAACATATTCCAATGAAACTTATCAGGTTTCTGCCAAATGGTCCAAAATTTTCAGTAACGGGGAAAGAAAGTATTCACAATGTTATGGCCCTCCTTTTATATTGCAGATGTCCGGGTCCGGCCTTGTTGCGCCGTGTGGAATGCTGTTCAATGATAAGTATAAAAAGTATCACATTGGAAATATTGTGGAGCAATCCTTTAAGGATATCTGGCAAAGTGACAGATATTGGGAGGTTATGGATATGATTGCATCACAAGAATTTGATGCAAAAACCATGTGTGGAACTTTATGTTTGCAGCATAAAGTGAATGAGTATTTAAGTGATATTAAAAATAAAGGTAATCAGTTTGTTCATGGTAAAGGAAACCCTCCAATGCACATCAATTTTATATAA
- a CDS encoding transketolase family protein, which translates to MNDNNYRKEIINAMLEHVGKDARIMLLVGDMGFGVVDNFKKEFPGRIFNCGMMEQGMVGIAAGMAMAGLKPVVYCIVNFLAFRAIEQIRNDVIMQDLNVKFIATGVNDYFKFLGDSHCCGQDDKVIMKLIGMPVFDPYVEDCDDFSGMVDSWMSSEQAGYIRV; encoded by the coding sequence ATGAACGATAACAATTATCGAAAAGAAATCATTAATGCCATGCTTGAACATGTCGGAAAAGATGCTCGAATCATGCTTCTTGTAGGTGATATGGGATTTGGTGTTGTCGATAATTTTAAAAAAGAGTTTCCGGGCAGAATTTTTAATTGTGGTATGATGGAGCAGGGTATGGTGGGTATTGCAGCGGGAATGGCAATGGCCGGGCTTAAACCCGTGGTTTATTGCATTGTAAATTTTCTGGCATTCAGGGCTATTGAGCAGATACGAAATGATGTGATCATGCAGGATTTGAATGTGAAGTTTATTGCCACGGGAGTCAATGATTATTTCAAGTTTCTTGGCGACTCCCATTGTTGCGGCCAGGATGATAAAGTGATTATGAAGTTGATTGGCATGCCGGTCTTTGATCCGTATGTGGAAGATTGTGATGATTTTTCCGGGATGGTAGATAGTTGGATGAGCAGTGAGCAGGCTGGATACATTCGTGTATGA